The following are from one region of the Microbacterium sp. BK668 genome:
- a CDS encoding (deoxy)nucleoside triphosphate pyrophosphohydrolase — protein MPEPIDVVAAVIEEDGRFLACRRAAHKAAAGRWEFPGGKVEPGERPVEALEREIREELGIGIQILGHLTTDETGPIRLICLRARLQAERPVSSTDHDELRWIPRGALGDLAWADADLPAVRLLTASRV, from the coding sequence ATGCCCGAGCCGATCGACGTCGTCGCCGCCGTCATCGAGGAGGACGGCCGGTTCCTCGCGTGCCGGCGCGCTGCGCACAAGGCTGCGGCCGGCCGGTGGGAGTTCCCGGGCGGCAAGGTCGAGCCCGGCGAGCGCCCCGTCGAGGCCCTCGAGCGCGAGATCCGCGAAGAGCTCGGCATCGGCATCCAGATCCTCGGTCACCTGACCACGGACGAGACCGGACCCATCCGGCTCATCTGCCTGCGGGCGCGGCTGCAGGCCGAGCGCCCGGTCTCGAGCACCGACCACGACGAGCTGCGCTGGATCCCGCGAGGAGCGCTCGGCGATCTGGCGTGGGCCGACGCGGATCTGCCCGCGGTTCGCCTCCTGACCGCCTCACGTGTGTGA
- a CDS encoding exonuclease SbcCD subunit D C-terminal domain-containing protein, translating into MRILHTSDWHIGRSFHGHATLDALRVVLAALTEQVREREVDVVVVAGDVFDSATPSADCYTLLTEALAGLSDAGAQLVVTSGNHDSAARLGFQSALLRAGIHVVTKPEQVGTPITIHDDHGPVHFYGIPYLEPAIVRRLWPDVRSQQQALTQAMTLIRADLAQRGGRSVAVAHCFAAGVEPTPNLEREIRQGSLDVVPMTVLEGPDYVALGHIHGRQRLSDRVRYAGAPLHYSFGEGGKPRGSWLVELDASGYASAEWLDLPVPRALTTLRAPFDELLTHERFADVADAWVCAQYTDATPQLDTMRRLQARFPFCATVMHTPEGVPAADGRTYAGRVRDARSDVELFDAFLVHVRAGEGATDAELEVIRDLIGEHALAEATA; encoded by the coding sequence ATGCGGATCCTGCACACCTCGGACTGGCACATCGGGCGGTCGTTCCACGGCCATGCCACGCTCGATGCGCTCCGAGTCGTGCTCGCCGCCCTGACCGAGCAGGTACGCGAGCGCGAGGTCGACGTCGTGGTCGTCGCGGGCGACGTGTTCGATTCCGCGACGCCCTCGGCCGACTGCTACACGCTGCTGACGGAGGCGCTCGCGGGACTGTCGGATGCCGGTGCGCAGCTCGTCGTCACGAGCGGGAACCACGACTCCGCGGCGCGCCTCGGCTTCCAGTCGGCCCTGCTGCGCGCAGGGATCCACGTCGTGACGAAGCCCGAACAGGTGGGCACGCCGATCACGATCCACGACGATCACGGGCCGGTCCACTTCTACGGCATCCCCTACCTCGAGCCCGCCATCGTGCGGCGGCTGTGGCCCGACGTGCGTTCTCAGCAGCAGGCGCTGACGCAGGCGATGACCCTCATCCGAGCCGACCTCGCGCAGCGCGGCGGCCGCTCGGTCGCCGTCGCGCACTGCTTCGCCGCCGGGGTCGAGCCCACCCCGAATCTGGAGCGCGAGATCCGGCAGGGGAGTCTCGACGTCGTGCCCATGACCGTGCTCGAGGGGCCCGACTACGTGGCGCTCGGCCACATCCACGGTCGCCAGCGGCTGAGCGACCGCGTGCGTTACGCCGGTGCTCCGCTGCACTACAGCTTCGGCGAGGGCGGCAAGCCGCGCGGATCCTGGCTCGTCGAGCTGGATGCCTCGGGCTACGCCTCGGCCGAATGGCTCGACCTGCCCGTGCCCCGTGCGCTCACGACACTGCGAGCGCCGTTCGACGAGCTGCTGACGCACGAGCGGTTCGCCGACGTCGCGGACGCATGGGTCTGCGCGCAGTACACCGACGCGACGCCGCAGCTCGACACGATGCGCCGCCTGCAGGCCCGGTTCCCGTTCTGCGCGACGGTGATGCACACGCCCGAGGGCGTTCCCGCCGCCGACGGCCGCACCTACGCGGGCCGCGTGCGCGACGCGCGCAGCGACGTCGAGCTCTTCGACGCCTTTCTCGTCCATGTGCGCGCGGGGGAGGGTGCGACGGATGCCGAGCTCGAGGTCATCCGCGACCTCATCGGCGAGCACGCCCTCGCGGAGGCCACCGCGTGA
- a CDS encoding SMC family ATPase → MKLHRLELEGFGPFRERQTVDFDAYADDGIFLIAGRTGAGKSSVLDGVCFALYGSAPRYDGADRRLRSDHCAPEDPTSVTLEFSAAGGRWRLTRSPEYERPKLRGTGMTTEPHRAELLEEVDGRWIGRAARPVDVAHAVDELLGLNQQQFLQVILLAQNRFAEFLLARSDDRQKLLRRLFGTRTYEDYQSALDQRRKDAEAAVSSGGELVELLLGEAEKVLREHALEGEAAEGRRSVAERLEDLRRGLQRADYRVETLAREADDADAAHREAQASFAAAKELREAQERRTRSRVALARLEADAPRIAAGRLELERALAAEAVRAPIETARRAAEALASALRAEEAARTGWLAHDAAGETDAASLRARIARLTGDLAVWAGAAETERALAPLEAALARDAAGIEEQAAVVAELDAARAQLPDALAALDAQLAPAREAAGSVGAARERLAGIELRLDAAREAEELAEALRAADADRLDAVEAHDHARSAVTQLLRRRLAGHAAELAAGLVEGEPCAVCGATAHPHPAEPVDEPVTDDLLAAVERARDRAAGIETEAAELARAAREAHAAASARAGGGAVAELTIARKQADALLRDVEAAVVLCDRLAAERVELVAMDAAAAAEREELAAALAAAREALAAKSAEAEAARAAVSSARGGFATVAERIAAAATLRDAAGALTDALDRTATARVQDAEARADRDARVAASMFTGDKTAGPDDAVIAATAALRDAATRARLDEDIRAHDAALRAERDRLRELELELAGVPDEHIDVAAAAAALETARSRWSAAAQAMLRTEQLAARVRDLLSRAEAEHAGIEVLAAEASVIARLANAVAGRPPNTLRMTLEAFVLAAELEEIVEAANLRLSEMSAGRYLIQHTDARAARNAASGLGLEIFDSFTGMPRPAQSLSGGETFLASLALALGLAEVVTSRAGGVRLDTLFIDEGFGSLDGDTLELAMRTLDELRQGGRTVGVISHVEAMKEQLPAQLVVEATPRGPSVVRAQVVSAGALA, encoded by the coding sequence GTGAAGCTGCACCGACTCGAGCTGGAGGGCTTCGGCCCGTTCCGCGAGCGGCAGACCGTCGACTTCGACGCCTACGCCGACGACGGCATCTTCCTCATCGCCGGACGCACGGGCGCGGGGAAGTCGAGCGTGCTCGACGGCGTCTGCTTCGCGCTGTACGGCTCCGCGCCGCGGTACGACGGCGCCGACCGGCGCCTGCGCAGCGATCACTGTGCGCCGGAGGACCCGACATCCGTCACCCTCGAGTTCAGCGCCGCGGGAGGGCGATGGCGGCTCACGCGCTCGCCGGAGTACGAGCGGCCCAAGCTGCGCGGCACCGGGATGACGACCGAGCCGCACCGCGCCGAGCTGCTCGAGGAGGTCGACGGGCGTTGGATCGGCCGCGCCGCGCGCCCCGTCGACGTCGCGCACGCCGTCGACGAGCTGCTGGGCCTCAACCAGCAGCAGTTCCTGCAGGTGATCCTGCTGGCGCAGAACCGCTTCGCCGAGTTCCTGCTCGCCCGCAGCGACGATCGGCAGAAGCTCCTGCGCCGGCTGTTCGGCACCCGGACGTACGAGGACTATCAGTCCGCGCTGGATCAGCGGCGCAAGGATGCCGAGGCCGCCGTCTCGTCGGGCGGGGAGCTCGTCGAGCTGCTCCTGGGCGAGGCCGAGAAGGTGCTGAGGGAGCACGCCCTCGAGGGCGAGGCCGCGGAGGGGCGCCGATCGGTCGCGGAGCGGCTCGAAGACTTGCGCCGCGGCCTGCAGCGCGCGGACTACCGCGTCGAGACGCTCGCTCGAGAGGCGGACGACGCCGACGCGGCCCATCGAGAGGCGCAGGCGTCTTTCGCGGCGGCGAAGGAGCTGCGCGAGGCGCAGGAGCGCCGGACTCGTTCGCGCGTGGCTCTCGCGCGTCTCGAAGCCGACGCTCCGCGCATCGCGGCCGGTCGCCTCGAGCTCGAACGCGCCCTCGCGGCCGAGGCCGTGCGCGCACCGATCGAGACCGCGCGTCGGGCCGCGGAGGCCCTCGCCTCGGCGTTGCGAGCGGAGGAGGCGGCGAGGACGGGCTGGCTCGCGCACGACGCGGCCGGCGAGACGGATGCCGCGTCGCTCCGCGCCCGGATCGCGCGGCTCACGGGCGATCTCGCCGTGTGGGCGGGCGCTGCCGAGACCGAGCGGGCTCTCGCTCCGCTGGAGGCCGCACTCGCCCGCGACGCCGCCGGGATCGAGGAGCAGGCGGCGGTCGTCGCGGAGCTGGACGCCGCCCGGGCCCAGCTCCCCGACGCGCTTGCGGCGCTCGACGCGCAGCTCGCGCCGGCGCGGGAAGCGGCGGGATCGGTTGGCGCCGCTCGTGAACGGCTCGCCGGGATCGAGCTGAGGCTCGACGCGGCGCGAGAAGCCGAGGAACTCGCCGAGGCGCTGCGAGCGGCCGACGCCGATCGTCTCGACGCCGTCGAAGCGCACGATCACGCCCGCTCCGCTGTCACGCAGCTCCTCCGCCGACGGCTTGCCGGGCACGCGGCGGAGCTCGCGGCCGGCCTCGTCGAGGGCGAGCCGTGCGCCGTATGCGGGGCGACCGCTCACCCTCATCCCGCGGAGCCCGTCGACGAGCCGGTGACCGACGATCTGCTCGCCGCCGTGGAGCGAGCGCGTGATCGCGCTGCCGGCATCGAGACCGAGGCCGCCGAGCTGGCGCGCGCGGCGCGCGAGGCGCACGCCGCGGCGAGCGCGCGGGCCGGGGGCGGAGCCGTCGCCGAGCTGACCATCGCGCGGAAGCAGGCCGATGCACTCCTCCGCGACGTCGAAGCGGCCGTCGTGCTGTGCGATCGGCTCGCCGCGGAGCGCGTCGAGCTCGTCGCGATGGATGCCGCGGCCGCCGCTGAGCGCGAGGAGCTCGCCGCCGCCCTGGCCGCCGCCCGCGAGGCGCTGGCGGCGAAGTCGGCGGAGGCCGAGGCTGCTCGGGCGGCGGTGTCATCGGCGCGAGGCGGCTTCGCGACGGTCGCGGAGCGGATCGCCGCGGCCGCGACGCTCCGCGACGCCGCCGGCGCGCTGACGGATGCCCTCGACCGGACCGCGACGGCGCGGGTTCAGGATGCCGAGGCCCGCGCCGACCGCGATGCCCGGGTGGCGGCATCCATGTTCACCGGCGACAAGACGGCGGGCCCGGACGATGCGGTGATCGCGGCGACGGCGGCTCTCCGCGATGCGGCGACGCGTGCCCGACTCGACGAGGACATCCGCGCCCACGACGCGGCGCTGCGCGCCGAGCGCGACAGGCTGCGCGAGCTCGAACTGGAGCTCGCCGGCGTGCCCGACGAGCACATCGACGTCGCCGCGGCGGCGGCCGCCCTCGAGACCGCGCGAAGCCGCTGGTCGGCGGCGGCTCAGGCGATGCTCCGAACAGAGCAGCTCGCGGCCCGCGTGCGCGACCTGCTCTCGCGGGCGGAGGCAGAGCACGCGGGCATCGAGGTGCTCGCGGCCGAGGCATCCGTCATCGCGAGACTGGCGAACGCGGTCGCCGGGCGCCCGCCGAACACCCTGCGGATGACGCTCGAGGCCTTCGTGCTGGCGGCGGAGCTGGAAGAGATCGTCGAGGCCGCCAACCTGCGGCTGTCGGAGATGTCGGCGGGGCGCTACCTGATCCAGCACACTGACGCGCGGGCCGCGCGCAACGCGGCATCCGGGCTCGGCCTCGAGATCTTCGACTCCTTCACCGGCATGCCGCGACCGGCACAGTCCCTGTCGGGGGGTGAGACCTTCCTCGCGTCGCTCGCGCTCGCGTTGGGGCTCGCCGAGGTCGTCACGTCCCGCGCCGGCGGTGTGCGGCTGGACACTCTCTTCATCGACGAGGGATTCGGCTCCCTGGACGGCGACACGCTCGAGCTCGCGATGCGCACGCTCGACGAGCTCCGCCAGGGCGGTCGCACGGTCGGCGTCATCAGCCACGTCGAGGCGATGAAGGAGCAGCTCCCGGCCCAGCTCGTGGTCGAGGCGACACCTCGGGGACCGAGCGTGGTCCGGGCGCAGGTCGTCTCAGCCGGCGCGCTCGCCTGA